One Amorphoplanes digitatis genomic window carries:
- the eccCa gene encoding type VII secretion protein EccCa, translating into MSTVVIKRAARRPAPEIPTGELAVDPPPEIPQAVGGRWTQAMMVLPMLGGSVAMAMMMGRGGGGAFSYVVGGLFGVSSLAMLATSFGGGGAPKKAEMMAARREYLRHLSSLRRRVRDTASRQRIGLFYRHPDPAQLWSTADSHRVWERRSADPDFGVVRLAVGPQTLATPLIPPVTRPLEDLEPMTAGALRRFLDAYSVVPDLPVAVSLRGFARVFMRGQGTAGAADARALTRAVLTQLAVFHAPDDLIIAVCAGPERRAMWEWVKWLPHNLHPSRTDRLGPVRLVASAGPDLEKLLEDVIGNRPRFNPAGVSTSGPHVVIVLDGADLKGATQLDDGIDGVTVLDLDDVPPRLLDRSLLVLEVRPGGAGRRELHTYAMDHAADVGTPDRLSEEQAEAVARRLAPLRLAAMSKSSDTPLAAEMGLAELLNLGDPDSFSVAQAWLPRPNRDKLRVPIGLGADGGAIELDLKESAQDGMGPHGLLIGATGSGKSELLRTLVLALAATHSSETLNFVLVDFKGGATFSSLDRLPHTAAVITNLADELPLVDRMVDAIDGELIRRQELLRKAGNYASLRDYEKARAGGAALPPLPSLLVICDEFSELLSAKPDFIDLFVQIGRLGRSLGVHLLLASQRLEEGRLRGLDTHLSYRIGLRTFSALESRAVLGVPDAYELPRSPGHGYLKFGTEPLIRFKAAYVSGAVRKAGGLGAGAAGEGSAPQVLSYSTHYLPAPKPVRPAQPEPEETPEGESLLDVMVGRLGGQGPPAHQVWLPPLNTSVALDELLGPITIDPVRGLAFANPELHGALQVPIALIDKPREQVRDVMWLQLGGGAGHVAVVGGAQSGKSTALRSLICGLALTHTPAEVQVYCLDFGGGSLGTLKDLPHVGGVYGRLDSVGVRRTVGEVSTLLNDRERLFGELGVDSMSSYRRRRAAQAGLNNGADTDPFGDVFLVVDGWSTLRQDYDELEGVITDIATRGLSYGIHVVTSAPRWMDYRPAIRDLFGSRVELRLGDPSDSMVNRRSAVNVPEKPGRGLVEHPTDKNKSLHLLTVRPELSATGETAELVKLIATNWSGAPAPRVRLLPPSLPYADIDLARSTGLRLPIGIAESDLQPVEIDFAGDPHFLLFGDAECGKSSFLRALATSVMRRFAPEQARLILVDYRRSLMDLPESEHRIGYGIQAQKTLELMESVAGYMERRLPGPDVTAQQLRERSWWNGPELFVLVDDYDLVASGPTNPLEPIMEYLPQARDVGLHLVVTRRAGGASRAMYDPVIQRLRELSSPGLVMSGPSDEGTLIGPIRPTLMPPGRGRLMTRREGVRLIQLSHLPPY; encoded by the coding sequence ATGAGCACGGTGGTGATCAAGCGAGCGGCTCGCCGGCCGGCGCCGGAGATCCCGACCGGTGAGCTCGCCGTCGACCCGCCGCCCGAGATCCCGCAGGCGGTCGGCGGCCGCTGGACGCAGGCGATGATGGTGCTGCCGATGCTCGGCGGCTCGGTGGCGATGGCCATGATGATGGGCCGCGGCGGTGGTGGCGCCTTCTCCTACGTGGTCGGTGGCCTCTTCGGCGTCTCCTCCCTCGCCATGCTCGCCACCTCGTTCGGCGGCGGCGGCGCGCCGAAGAAGGCCGAGATGATGGCCGCCCGCCGCGAGTACCTGCGCCACCTCTCCAGCCTGCGCCGCCGGGTCCGCGACACCGCGAGCCGGCAGCGGATCGGACTCTTCTACCGCCATCCCGACCCGGCGCAGCTCTGGTCGACCGCCGACAGCCACCGGGTCTGGGAGCGCCGCTCGGCCGATCCCGACTTCGGCGTCGTCCGGCTCGCCGTCGGCCCGCAGACCCTGGCCACCCCGCTGATCCCGCCGGTGACCCGGCCGCTCGAAGACCTCGAGCCGATGACCGCGGGCGCGCTGCGCCGGTTCCTCGACGCCTACTCCGTGGTGCCGGACCTGCCGGTGGCGGTGTCGCTGCGCGGCTTCGCGCGCGTCTTCATGCGCGGCCAGGGCACCGCCGGCGCGGCCGACGCGCGCGCACTGACCCGGGCCGTGCTCACCCAGCTCGCCGTCTTCCACGCGCCCGACGACCTGATCATCGCCGTCTGCGCCGGCCCCGAGCGCCGCGCGATGTGGGAATGGGTCAAGTGGCTGCCGCACAACCTGCACCCGTCCCGGACCGACCGGCTCGGCCCGGTGCGCCTCGTCGCCAGCGCCGGTCCCGACCTGGAGAAGCTGCTCGAGGACGTGATCGGCAACCGGCCCCGGTTCAACCCGGCCGGCGTGAGCACCAGCGGCCCGCACGTCGTGATCGTGCTGGACGGCGCCGACCTCAAGGGCGCCACCCAGCTCGACGACGGCATCGACGGCGTCACGGTGCTCGACCTCGACGACGTGCCGCCGCGCCTGCTCGACCGCTCGCTGCTCGTCCTCGAGGTGCGGCCGGGCGGCGCGGGGCGGCGCGAGCTGCACACGTACGCGATGGACCACGCGGCCGACGTCGGCACGCCGGACCGGCTCAGCGAGGAGCAGGCAGAGGCGGTCGCCCGGCGGCTGGCGCCGCTGCGCCTCGCCGCCATGTCGAAGTCCTCCGACACCCCGCTGGCCGCCGAGATGGGCCTGGCCGAGCTGCTCAACCTCGGCGACCCCGACTCGTTCAGCGTCGCGCAGGCCTGGCTGCCCCGGCCCAACCGGGACAAGCTGCGGGTGCCGATCGGCCTCGGCGCCGACGGCGGCGCGATCGAGCTCGACCTCAAGGAGTCGGCGCAGGACGGCATGGGCCCGCACGGCCTGCTCATCGGCGCCACCGGCTCCGGCAAGTCCGAGCTGCTGCGCACGCTGGTGCTGGCGCTCGCCGCGACGCACTCCTCCGAGACACTGAACTTCGTGCTCGTCGACTTCAAGGGCGGCGCGACGTTCTCCTCGCTGGACCGGCTGCCGCACACCGCCGCCGTCATCACCAACCTCGCCGACGAGCTCCCGCTCGTCGACCGCATGGTCGACGCCATCGACGGCGAGCTGATCCGGCGCCAGGAGCTGCTGCGCAAGGCCGGCAACTACGCCAGCCTGCGCGACTACGAGAAGGCCCGTGCGGGCGGCGCCGCGCTGCCGCCGCTGCCGTCGCTGCTGGTCATCTGCGACGAGTTCTCCGAGCTGCTCTCGGCGAAGCCCGACTTCATCGACCTGTTCGTCCAGATCGGACGGCTGGGCCGCTCGCTCGGCGTGCACCTGCTGCTGGCCAGCCAGCGCCTCGAGGAGGGCCGGCTGCGCGGCCTGGACACCCACCTGTCGTACCGGATCGGCCTGCGGACCTTCTCGGCGCTGGAGTCGCGGGCCGTGCTCGGCGTGCCGGACGCGTACGAGCTGCCCCGCTCGCCCGGGCACGGCTACCTCAAGTTCGGCACCGAGCCGCTGATCCGGTTCAAGGCCGCCTACGTGTCCGGCGCGGTCCGCAAGGCGGGCGGCCTCGGCGCCGGCGCGGCCGGCGAGGGCTCGGCACCGCAGGTGCTGTCCTACTCCACGCACTACCTGCCGGCGCCCAAGCCGGTGCGGCCCGCCCAGCCCGAGCCCGAGGAGACCCCGGAGGGCGAGAGCCTGCTGGACGTCATGGTGGGCCGGCTCGGCGGCCAGGGTCCGCCGGCGCACCAGGTCTGGCTGCCGCCGCTGAACACGTCCGTGGCGCTGGACGAGCTGCTCGGCCCGATCACCATCGACCCGGTCCGCGGCCTGGCCTTCGCGAACCCCGAGCTGCACGGCGCCCTCCAGGTGCCGATCGCCCTGATCGACAAGCCGCGCGAGCAGGTGCGCGACGTGATGTGGCTACAGCTCGGCGGGGGCGCCGGTCACGTCGCGGTCGTCGGCGGCGCGCAGTCCGGCAAGTCGACGGCGCTGCGCTCGCTGATCTGCGGGCTGGCGCTCACGCACACCCCGGCCGAGGTGCAGGTCTACTGCCTCGACTTCGGCGGCGGCTCGCTGGGCACGCTCAAGGACCTGCCGCACGTCGGCGGCGTGTACGGCCGGCTCGACTCGGTCGGCGTCCGGCGCACCGTCGGCGAGGTCTCCACCCTGCTCAACGACCGGGAGCGGCTCTTCGGCGAGCTCGGCGTCGACTCCATGTCGTCGTACCGGCGGCGGCGGGCGGCGCAGGCCGGGCTCAACAACGGCGCGGACACCGACCCGTTCGGCGACGTGTTCCTCGTGGTCGACGGCTGGTCGACGCTGCGACAGGACTACGACGAGCTCGAGGGCGTCATCACCGACATCGCCACCCGCGGCCTGTCCTACGGCATACACGTGGTCACCAGCGCGCCGCGGTGGATGGACTACCGGCCGGCGATCCGCGACCTCTTCGGCTCCCGGGTCGAGCTGCGCCTCGGCGACCCGAGCGACTCGATGGTCAACCGGCGGTCCGCGGTGAACGTGCCGGAGAAGCCAGGGCGTGGCCTCGTCGAGCACCCGACGGACAAGAACAAGAGCCTGCACCTGCTGACCGTGCGCCCCGAGCTGAGCGCGACCGGCGAGACGGCCGAGCTGGTCAAGCTGATCGCCACCAACTGGTCCGGTGCGCCGGCGCCGCGGGTGCGCCTGCTGCCGCCGTCCCTGCCGTACGCGGACATCGACCTGGCGCGGTCGACCGGCCTGCGCCTGCCGATCGGCATCGCCGAGTCGGACCTACAGCCCGTCGAGATCGACTTCGCTGGCGACCCGCACTTCCTGCTCTTCGGCGACGCCGAGTGCGGCAAGTCCTCGTTCCTGCGTGCGCTCGCCACCTCGGTCATGCGGCGGTTCGCGCCCGAGCAGGCCCGGCTCATCCTTGTCGATTACCGGCGGAGCCTGATGGACCTGCCCGAGTCCGAGCACCGCATCGGGTACGGCATCCAGGCGCAGAAGACGCTCGAGCTGATGGAGTCCGTCGCGGGCTACATGGAGCGCCGCCTGCCCGGCCCCGACGTGACGGCGCAGCAACTGCGCGAGCGGTCGTGGTGGAACGGCCCGGAGCTGTTCGTGCTCGTCGACGACTACGACCTGGTCGCGTCGGGCCCGACAAACCCGCTCGAGCCGATCATGGAATACCTGCCGCAGGCCCGCGACGTCGGCCTGCACCTGGTCGTGACGCGGCGGGCCGGCGGCGCGAGCCGGGCGATGTACGACCCGGTCATCCAGCGGCTGCGCGAGCTGTCCTCGCCGGGCCTGGTGATGTCGGGGCCGAGCGACGAGGGCACGCTCATCGGCCCGATCCGGCCCACGCTGATGCCACCTGGACGTGGTCGGCTGATGACTCGACGTGAAGGTGTGCGGCTGATTCAGCTGTCACACCTGCCGCC
- the eccD gene encoding type VII secretion integral membrane protein EccD, with product MTVGLARVTISAPQRRVDVALPEHVPLAELLPEVLRHAGEGLADDGEKHGGWLLRRTDGVALATSQGLFPQGVRDGEVLHLVPARDNWPELEYDDVVEAIAEGARRRGTIWTPAATRTATLAGCAVLLSFGLIAVLVTGPSLGGAAFFGLGVGLLLALAGITASRAYGDARAGAVLGGCALPYAFAGGAALVSSGDGDPVGVLALLPWIGGPELLAGSMALLLVAALCGVGVAASFRVFAAGIMVGLFGALAALTGLVTSAAGAAAVLLSALVCGIGALPLLAIRFGKMPTPPVTLPTGSEAEQGFTGAVAGNAALDAARERPDRARVFAAVSRTEELLTGLLIGHALLCAGTFVVLASSGGLSARILMGLAVAALLLRSRLFVTLRQRLPLISAGLFGLFVLGLDLLWGAGEAMLLGLVVTTLLMALATVAAGATWTRRAPSPYLGRFADVLDTLAVVAVIPVACAVVGLYGMASNISI from the coding sequence ATGACCGTTGGTTTGGCACGGGTCACGATCAGTGCACCGCAGCGCCGGGTCGATGTCGCGCTGCCCGAGCACGTGCCGCTCGCCGAGCTGCTGCCCGAGGTGCTGCGGCACGCGGGCGAGGGTCTCGCCGACGACGGCGAGAAGCACGGCGGCTGGCTGCTGCGCCGCACCGACGGCGTCGCGCTCGCCACCTCGCAGGGCCTCTTCCCGCAGGGCGTCCGCGACGGCGAGGTGCTGCACCTGGTGCCGGCCCGCGACAACTGGCCCGAGCTGGAGTACGACGACGTCGTCGAGGCGATCGCCGAGGGCGCCCGGCGCCGCGGCACGATCTGGACACCGGCCGCCACCCGGACCGCCACGCTGGCCGGCTGCGCGGTGCTGCTCTCGTTCGGCCTGATCGCGGTGCTGGTGACCGGGCCTTCCCTGGGCGGCGCGGCCTTCTTCGGGCTCGGCGTCGGCCTGCTGCTCGCGCTCGCCGGCATCACGGCCTCCCGGGCGTACGGCGATGCGCGCGCCGGTGCGGTCCTCGGCGGCTGCGCCCTGCCGTACGCGTTCGCGGGCGGCGCCGCGCTGGTCTCCTCCGGCGACGGCGACCCGGTCGGCGTCCTCGCCCTGCTGCCCTGGATCGGCGGCCCCGAACTGCTCGCCGGGTCCATGGCGCTGCTGCTGGTCGCCGCGCTCTGCGGGGTCGGCGTCGCCGCCTCGTTCCGGGTCTTCGCCGCCGGCATCATGGTCGGCCTGTTCGGCGCACTCGCCGCGCTGACCGGCCTGGTCACCTCGGCGGCCGGCGCCGCGGCCGTGCTGCTGTCGGCGCTGGTCTGCGGCATCGGCGCGCTGCCGCTGCTGGCCATCCGGTTCGGCAAGATGCCGACGCCGCCGGTGACCCTGCCCACCGGCAGCGAGGCCGAGCAGGGCTTCACCGGCGCCGTGGCGGGCAACGCCGCCCTGGACGCCGCGCGGGAGCGCCCCGACCGGGCCCGGGTCTTCGCCGCGGTCAGCCGCACCGAGGAGCTGCTCACCGGCCTGCTGATCGGGCACGCGCTGCTCTGCGCGGGCACGTTCGTGGTGCTCGCCTCGTCCGGCGGGCTCTCCGCGCGGATCCTGATGGGCCTTGCCGTGGCGGCGCTGCTGCTGCGCTCGCGGCTCTTCGTGACGCTGCGCCAGCGGCTGCCGCTGATCTCGGCCGGGCTGTTCGGGCTCTTCGTGCTCGGCCTGGACCTGCTCTGGGGCGCCGGCGAGGCGATGCTGCTCGGCCTGGTCGTGACCACGCTGCTGATGGCGCTGGCGACCGTTGCCGCCGGCGCGACCTGGACCCGCCGGGCACCGTCGCCGTACCTCGGCCGCTTCGCCGACGTGCTGGACACCCTCGCCGTCGTGGCGGTCATCCCGGTGGCCTGCGCCGTCGTCGGCCTCTACGGCATGGCCAGCAACATCAGCATCTGA
- a CDS encoding inorganic diphosphatase, whose protein sequence is MDFDVLVEIPKGQRNKYEVDHKTGRIRLDRTLFTATQYPADYGYIEGTLGQDGDPLDALVLIQEPTFPGCLVRSRAIGMYRMTDEKGRDDKVLCVPYEDPRQEHLRDIHHLGEFDRMEIQHFFTVYKDLEPGKSVEGATWTGRVEAEEEIRASFKRAQAAEQHEEGH, encoded by the coding sequence ATGGATTTCGACGTTTTGGTTGAGATCCCCAAGGGTCAGCGGAACAAGTATGAGGTCGACCACAAGACCGGCCGGATCCGGCTGGACCGGACGCTCTTCACTGCGACGCAGTACCCGGCCGACTACGGGTACATCGAAGGCACCCTGGGGCAGGACGGCGACCCCCTGGACGCCCTGGTCCTGATCCAGGAGCCGACGTTCCCGGGCTGCCTCGTGCGCTCGCGGGCGATCGGCATGTACCGGATGACCGACGAGAAGGGCCGCGACGACAAGGTCCTCTGCGTGCCTTACGAGGACCCGCGCCAGGAGCACCTGCGCGACATCCACCACCTCGGCGAGTTCGACCGGATGGAGATCCAGCACTTCTTCACGGTCTACAAGGACCTCGAGCCCGGCAAGTCGGTCGAGGGCGCGACCTGGACCGGCCGGGTCGAGGCCGAGGAGGAGATCCGCGCGTCGTTCAAGCGCGCGCAGGCCGCCGAGCAGCACGAAGAGGGCCACTGA
- the dacB gene encoding D-alanyl-D-alanine carboxypeptidase/D-alanyl-D-alanine endopeptidase encodes MVLLLAVVAAAFVVRPGPVDGWLAADPTTAPTVAPTPEPTPTPVLAAVGTSGAAPTAEGVKAAIGPLVDAAVLGPRVNVSVVDTVTGESLFAQNAETGTVPASTTKLLTAATVLAARGAAHRLTTRVVAGAEPGEVVLVGGGDPTLSVDAKGQFPGAARLDKLAAQVEKAMGARPITKVIVDTSLYEGPLTAKGWDGDVIGGGQVARIQPLMTNAGRIKPVHNEFGGDPRFADPAGAAGRAFAKHLGLPASAVSKGTAPPAGAPAASSAAPSAAATLVAGAELGKVESPPLVRVVDWMLEQSDNVIAEAMARQVALAAGAEASFEGAATAMIAKLGELELSTGEVKLSDGSGLSRQNKISPKLLTDVLNLAAGGEHPELSAMFGGLPVAGWSGTLQHRFVVPSANQVGQGLVRAKTGSLTGVNAISGELVTKDGRLLVFAILADATGESVAARQALDKIAAKLVTCGCN; translated from the coding sequence GTGGTCTTGCTTCTGGCTGTCGTGGCGGCCGCCTTCGTGGTCCGGCCTGGCCCGGTGGATGGCTGGCTGGCTGCCGACCCGACCACCGCGCCCACGGTCGCGCCGACGCCTGAGCCGACGCCGACGCCCGTGCTGGCTGCCGTCGGCACCTCCGGTGCCGCGCCGACCGCCGAAGGCGTCAAGGCTGCGATCGGGCCGCTTGTCGATGCCGCGGTGCTCGGACCGCGGGTCAACGTCTCGGTGGTCGACACCGTGACCGGTGAGTCGCTTTTTGCGCAGAATGCCGAGACCGGCACCGTCCCCGCCTCCACCACCAAGCTGCTGACCGCGGCGACCGTGCTGGCCGCGCGGGGCGCGGCCCACCGGCTGACCACCCGCGTGGTGGCCGGCGCGGAGCCCGGCGAGGTCGTGCTCGTCGGCGGCGGCGACCCGACGCTGTCGGTGGACGCCAAGGGGCAGTTCCCGGGCGCGGCCCGGCTCGACAAGCTCGCCGCGCAGGTCGAGAAGGCGATGGGCGCCCGGCCGATCACCAAGGTCATCGTCGACACCTCGCTGTACGAGGGCCCGCTGACCGCCAAGGGCTGGGACGGCGACGTCATCGGGGGTGGCCAGGTCGCGCGGATCCAGCCGCTGATGACCAACGCCGGGCGGATCAAGCCCGTGCACAACGAGTTCGGCGGCGATCCGCGCTTCGCCGACCCCGCCGGCGCGGCCGGGCGGGCCTTCGCCAAGCACCTCGGCCTGCCGGCGAGCGCGGTGAGCAAGGGCACGGCGCCCCCGGCCGGCGCACCGGCGGCGTCCTCCGCGGCGCCCTCGGCCGCCGCCACCCTGGTCGCCGGCGCCGAGCTGGGCAAGGTCGAGTCGCCGCCGCTGGTGCGCGTGGTCGACTGGATGCTTGAGCAGAGCGACAACGTGATCGCCGAGGCGATGGCGCGGCAGGTCGCGCTGGCCGCGGGCGCGGAGGCGTCGTTCGAGGGCGCCGCCACCGCGATGATCGCCAAGCTCGGCGAGCTGGAACTGTCCACGGGCGAGGTGAAGCTCTCCGACGGCAGCGGCCTGTCGCGGCAGAACAAGATCAGCCCGAAGCTGCTCACCGACGTGCTGAACCTCGCCGCCGGCGGGGAGCACCCCGAGCTGAGTGCCATGTTCGGCGGCCTGCCGGTGGCCGGCTGGTCCGGCACGCTGCAGCACCGTTTCGTCGTGCCGTCCGCGAACCAGGTCGGGCAGGGCCTGGTCCGGGCCAAGACCGGCTCGCTCACCGGTGTCAATGCCATCTCCGGCGAACTGGTCACCAAGGACGGCCGGCTGCTGGTCTTCGCGATCTTGGCGGACGCCACCGGCGAGTCCGTCGCCGCACGTCAGGCGCTCGACAAGATTGCGGCGAAGCTTGTCACCTGCGGGTGTAACTAG
- a CDS encoding zinc-dependent metalloprotease produces the protein MAQFVDWDLAAATAGALSKSGPAVSYEEAMQVVAQLRDLTDEAAGHVAAYTGLTPQIEAPPVRVVDRKDWAAVNISGLREVIIPLVTRLSGGKQPGGVADAIGSRVTGVQAGTVLAYLSGRVLGQYEVFSSEPGQLLLNAPNIVEVERKLGADPRDFRLWVCLHEVTHRTQFTAVPWMRGYFLGEVQAFVDASQSGEHIIERLRRGVATLSDALRDPDSRSSVLDIVQTPAQKAVLDRLTALMTLLEGHAEFVMDGVGPEVIPSVESIRSKFNQRRAGGNPLEKAIRRLLGIEVKMRQYAEGHKFVHGVVERVGMAGFNKIFSSPLTLPRLDELSDPDAWVARVHGPVGLPS, from the coding sequence ATGGCGCAGTTCGTTGACTGGGATCTGGCCGCCGCCACCGCGGGCGCGCTGTCGAAATCCGGACCCGCGGTGTCCTACGAGGAAGCCATGCAGGTGGTCGCCCAACTGCGCGATCTGACCGACGAGGCCGCGGGCCACGTCGCGGCTTACACCGGGCTCACGCCCCAGATCGAGGCCCCGCCGGTGCGGGTCGTCGACCGCAAGGACTGGGCCGCGGTCAACATCTCCGGCCTCCGCGAGGTGATCATTCCCCTGGTCACCCGCCTCTCCGGCGGCAAGCAGCCGGGCGGGGTCGCCGACGCGATCGGCTCCCGGGTCACCGGCGTGCAGGCGGGCACCGTGCTGGCCTACCTCTCCGGCCGGGTGCTCGGGCAGTACGAGGTGTTCTCCTCCGAACCGGGCCAGCTGCTGCTGAACGCGCCCAACATCGTCGAGGTCGAGCGCAAGCTCGGCGCCGACCCCCGCGACTTCCGGCTCTGGGTCTGCCTGCACGAGGTCACCCACCGCACCCAGTTCACGGCCGTGCCGTGGATGCGCGGCTACTTCCTCGGCGAGGTGCAGGCGTTCGTCGACGCGTCGCAGAGCGGCGAGCACATCATCGAGCGGCTGCGCCGCGGCGTTGCCACGCTCTCCGACGCGCTGCGCGACCCGGACAGCCGGTCATCGGTCCTCGACATCGTGCAGACCCCGGCGCAGAAGGCGGTCCTCGACCGGCTGACCGCGCTGATGACGCTGCTGGAGGGGCACGCCGAGTTCGTCATGGACGGCGTCGGCCCCGAGGTCATCCCGTCGGTCGAGTCGATCCGCTCGAAGTTCAACCAGCGCCGCGCGGGCGGCAACCCGCTGGAGAAGGCGATCCGCCGGCTGCTCGGCATCGAGGTCAAGATGCGGCAGTACGCGGAGGGCCACAAGTTCGTGCATGGCGTCGTGGAACGGGTCGGCATGGCGGGCTTCAACAAGATCTTCAGCTCGCCGCTGACCCTGCCCCGGCTCGACGAACTGAGCGACCCGGACGCCTGGGTGGCCCGGGTCCACGGCCCGGTCGGC